CGGCTCGAAAGTTGCTACGCAGAATACTTGTCTCCGATTCACCCAATATGCAGCTTGTAGTGCCAAATAATTTCCAGCAAATGTTTATTCATCATCCAGTCGTAGACACAATATATTCTCCTGAAGAGTCTTCGGAATCCCAAGCTGAAGTCGCTGACCAACAAACTGGCCCATACTCTACATCAGAGTACGCAGGTGCTCAACAATCTCAACCATTTCGcatatttattcaaaacgACAATGCACCTGAACAACAAAGTGGCCCAGACGTTGCTGAGCTTAATACGCTACCAAATAGAAGCAAAACGTCTTCTCAAGCTAGTGTTTCTGATGAGGAGCTTTCTCGCACCGAGTTGGCCGAATTGAACGATTATTTATTGGCTGCTCAACGCCGCTCTAACAAACGTGGAAATGCTAGAAAACATATTGACTTAACTGCTCGTGAGAGCCCATCCACATCTTTCGCACAGATGTCGAAAGGTGCTTTGAATCCTGACCCAGAAGTCATTGAACCTGAAGACGAACCTACTACGTTTAGAAACCCACTAGAGGCATTGTTATCGACTGGTCAATATTCAGTGGTAAGTAGTGATGAGGACGTTGAATCTGTTCGTGATCCCGATGACGGGACGTTACCTATTCATTCTACCCAAACAGTTGAAGAGCCCATAGACACGAAGGCGGGAGAGAAATTAACTGACAGCTCAAAACAACCTTCACCTCCTGTTGCTGAACATTTCTCTAATGAGACCTTTTCGGCCTCTCCTAAAGGCGCTGAAACTGATGTAAAGAGTGAAGGAAGCAACAATCATGAGCAAGGCTCATTTAATGAACCTAAATCTAATGTTGACTCTAATGATTCTGCATCTCCGAAAAGACCATCTTCTCAAGCATCTTTACGACATAATGTTACTGTTGAAGAGGTCCCTGACGAGGATGCatgataaatattatatttgtttattaaaagataaaattttcCTTCCTAACTACCAACAAATCTACTTTCAGACGAATCCATTTTTGCACATATCTAATGACCAACATTCACGTAATCACTTATGACTGGATATACGATAAtttagataaaaaattttcaatgcaTTGAACATTTCCTATATCATTTATAACAAGCAACGTAATTACAGATTGAGAAAGCTCATTTTTAGGATTGTAGAAATCATATCGCTCAATTTCCTTTCTCTCTTTAAACTACAGTATCTTTTTACTTACTTAACTAAGGATATTTTCACCgtgaatattttaaaaagaaaggctttcaagaaaacaatagtccccaaaaataaaaggaaataagAAAGGAGTGGAAAAGCACTATTGTTTGCTTTGGTACGTAAACGtgtaataaaaagttaaaccttttttaatGTAAGGAT
This portion of the Schizosaccharomyces pombe strain 972h- genome assembly, chromosome: I genome encodes:
- the slt1 gene encoding protein slt1, with the protein product MATLFHLIDVHGNEYQNVQDHSLQMALEELNQQIEVIQRQEEQLALRKKAIEDARQEVLQQIQHRKFRQYLHEREQEARLQEYYLEQLQERRAFENVVRTIIRKRFEDEERERAHRREKAARKLLRRILVSDSPNMQLVVPNNFQQMFIHHPVVDTIYSPEESSESQAEVADQQTGPYSTSEYAGAQQSQPFRIFIQNDNAPEQQSGPDVAELNTLPNRSKTSSQASVSDEELSRTELAELNDYLLAAQRRSNKRGNARKHIDLTARESPSTSFAQMSKGALNPDPEVIEPEDEPTTFRNPLEALLSTGQYSVVSSDEDVESVRDPDDGTLPIHSTQTVEEPIDTKAGEKLTDSSKQPSPPVAEHFSNETFSASPKGAETDVKSEGSNNHEQGSFNEPKSNVDSNDSASPKRPSSQASLRHNVTVEEVPDEDA